From Merismopedia glauca CCAP 1448/3, one genomic window encodes:
- a CDS encoding Hsp20/alpha crystallin family protein: MAIVRFSPFHEFETLRNQMDRLFEDLTNNNYRSDIHWQPAVEMSDQENNIVVKASLPGVEPKDIDVSVSRNAVKITGEHTYENKTENKGFYHSEFSYGRFERTIKLPVAVQNDQVKAEFNNGILILSLPKVEGDQNKVVKVKL; this comes from the coding sequence ATGGCTATTGTGCGCTTTTCTCCTTTCCACGAATTTGAAACTCTACGTAATCAAATGGATCGTTTGTTTGAAGATCTGACCAATAACAATTATCGGTCTGATATCCACTGGCAACCAGCAGTAGAAATGAGCGACCAAGAGAACAACATAGTTGTTAAAGCCTCTTTACCTGGGGTAGAGCCTAAAGATATTGATGTGAGTGTTTCCCGCAATGCAGTTAAAATAACTGGCGAACACACTTACGAAAATAAAACAGAAAATAAGGGATTCTATCACTCCGAGTTTTCTTACGGCAGATTTGAGCGGACTATCAAATTACCAGTAGCCGTCCAAAATGACCAGGTAAAAGCTGAATTTAACAATGGGATTTTGATCTTAAGCTTACCCAAAGTGGAAGGCGATCAAAATAAGGTTGTCAAGGTGAAATTATAG
- a CDS encoding aldo/keto reductase, with translation MEKRVLGTSGIEISPIVMGTWQAGKRGWVGIEDSEIIKALQAAFTAGITTFDTAEIYGDGYSEKLVGEALAGIREQVVLATKVFANHLKYEQVIAACDRSLLNLQTDYIDLYQIHWPAGAFGNEIVPIGETMRALNDLKTQGKIRAIGVSNFSGQQLEAASQFGRIDSLQPPYSLFWRYVETDAMPYCLAHQISILAYSPMAQGLLTGKFGPDQKFPPTDNRSQNKLFQGENYQRAQLAVEQLRPLAAELKCTLGQLALAWVITQPQAIAIAGARNTEQVLANAQAVEIKLSSSQLQQIDAIARQVTDYLDNEPVMWNWKS, from the coding sequence ATGGAAAAACGAGTATTAGGCACTTCTGGGATCGAGATTTCGCCTATTGTGATGGGTACTTGGCAAGCAGGGAAGCGGGGTTGGGTAGGGATTGAAGACTCAGAAATTATTAAGGCGCTACAAGCAGCATTTACTGCTGGAATCACCACCTTTGACACCGCAGAAATTTACGGCGATGGTTACTCAGAAAAACTGGTGGGTGAGGCTTTAGCAGGCATTAGAGAACAGGTAGTATTAGCCACGAAGGTCTTTGCCAATCATCTCAAATACGAGCAAGTCATAGCCGCTTGCGATCGCTCCTTGCTCAATTTACAAACAGACTACATCGATCTGTATCAAATCCACTGGCCAGCAGGTGCTTTTGGCAATGAAATTGTTCCGATTGGTGAAACGATGAGGGCGCTTAACGATCTCAAAACCCAGGGAAAAATCCGTGCTATTGGCGTATCTAACTTTTCTGGTCAGCAATTGGAAGCAGCCTCACAATTTGGCAGAATTGATAGTTTACAGCCGCCTTACTCTCTGTTTTGGCGTTATGTAGAAACCGATGCCATGCCCTATTGTCTAGCACATCAAATCAGTATTTTGGCATATTCACCGATGGCACAAGGGTTGCTTACGGGCAAGTTTGGCCCAGATCAAAAATTTCCGCCAACTGATAATCGCTCTCAAAACAAGCTATTTCAAGGGGAAAATTACCAACGCGCTCAACTCGCTGTAGAGCAACTTCGTCCTCTAGCGGCTGAATTAAAGTGTACTTTGGGGCAATTAGCTCTAGCCTGGGTTATAACTCAACCTCAAGCGATCGCTATTGCTGGGGCGAGGAATACCGAACAAGTCCTAGCTAATGCTCAAGCCGTTGAGATTAAGCTTTCTAGCAGCCAATTGCAACAGATAGATGCGATCGCTCGTCAAGTTACTGATTATTTAGATAATGAACCTGTGATGTGGAATTGGAAGTCATGA